The proteins below come from a single Mus musculus strain C57BL/6J chromosome 5, GRCm38.p6 C57BL/6J genomic window:
- the Lrpap1 gene encoding alpha-2-macroglobulin receptor-associated protein precursor: protein MAPRRERVSTLPRLQLLVLLLLPLMLVPQPIAGHGGKYSREKNEPEMAAKRESGEEFRMEKLNQLWEKAKRLHLSPVRLAELHSDLKIQERDELNWKKLKVEGLDKDGEKEAKLIHNLNVILARYGLDGRKDAQMVHSNALNEDTQDELGDPRLEKLWHKAKTSGKFSSEELDKLWREFLHYKEKIQEYNVLLDTLSRAEEGYENLLSPSDMAHIKSDTLISKHSELKDRLRSINQGLDRLRKVSHQGYGSTTEFEEPRVIDLWDLAQSANFTEKELESFREELKHFEAKIEKHNHYQKQLEISHQKLKHVESIGDPEHISRNKEKYVLLEEKTKELGYKVKKHLQDLSSRVSRARHNEL from the exons ATGGCGCCTCGAAGAGAGAGGGTCTCTACGCTGCCCCGGCTCCAACTGCTAGTGCTGTTGTTGCTGCCGCTGATGCTTGTGCCCCAGCCCATAGCAGGCCATGGCGGCAAGTACTCGCGAGAGAAGAACGAGCCGGAGATGGCCGCCAAGCGCGAGTCCGGGGAGGAGTTCCGCATGGAGAAGCTGAACCAGCTATGGGAGAAGGCCAAGCGG CTTcatctgtctcctgtgaggctggcCGAGCTGCATTCTGACCTGAAGATACAAGAGAGGGATGAACTCAACTGGAAAAAGCTGAAGGTGGAAGGCTTGGataaggatggggagaaagaagcAAAACTGATCCACAACCTCAACG TCATCCTGGCCAGATACGGACTGGATGGGAGGAAGGACGCCCAGATGGTGCACAGCAACGCCCTCAATGAAGACACCCAGGATGAGCTGGGGGACCCCAGGCTGGAAAAGCTGTGGCACAAG GCAAAGACATCAGGGAAATTCTCCAGTGAAGAGCTGGACAAGCTGTGGAGAGAGTTTCTGCATTACAAAGAGAAGATCCAGGAGTACAATGTGCTGCTagacacactgagcagagctgaaG AAGGTTATGAGAACCTTCTCAGTCCCTCGGACATGGCCCACATCAAGAGCGACACCCTGATCAGCAAGCACAGTGAGCTGAAGGACAGACTGCGCAGTATCAACCAGGGCTTGGACCGCCTGCGGAAGGTCAGCCACCAGGGCTATGGCTCCACCACTG AGTTTGAAGAGCCCCGGGTGATAGATCTGTGGGACCTGGCTCAGTCTGCCAACTTCACTGAGAAGGAACTGGAGTCATTCAGG GAGGAGCTCAAGCACTTTGAGGCCAAAATTGAAAAGCACAACCACTACCAGAAGCAGCTGGAGATTTCCCACCAGAAGCTGAAGCACGTGGAGAGCATCGGCGACCCCGAGCACATCAGCCGCAACAAGGAGAAATACGTGCTGCTGGAGGAGAAGACCAAGGAGCTGGGCTACAAG GTGAAGAAGCATCTACAGGACCTGTCTAGCAGGGTCTCAAGGGCTCGGCACAATGAGCTCTGA